One window of the Halobacillus litoralis genome contains the following:
- a CDS encoding metallophosphoesterase family protein encodes MSSAIRFIHSADLHLDSLFKTKGDLPAALLEKLRASTFEAFDRLIEACLYHEVDFLLIAGDLYNEEMRSLKAQVHLRRGFERLEEKGIHVFMGYGNHDYTKGAKYPITFPDHVHIFSGETVESFVYEKKGEQLARIYGFSYENREVRGRKVQEYQPVGNSFYHIAMLHGSLETNTDHDVYAPFSMEELKNKGMDYWALGHIHKRESLSDDPPIIYPGNIQGRSRKEPGEKGCYLIEHQEGIWTTEFLPLHSFTYEAARASCDHIEEPQELEGVLEEIKKRFLKTETAVMLTITLSSKAGKLRYWWMEGIVQEWMDLVNEAEDLDRQDWVWVEQIIIEDRPAWNEEELVNSHHFTGELLRTVHQVDEEQLEEWLTPLFSHRKVSKYVQPLSEEEKQEAIEMAKSLTVERLLGSEGGNLENS; translated from the coding sequence ATGAGCTCAGCAATACGGTTTATTCATAGTGCTGACTTGCATTTGGACAGCCTTTTCAAAACAAAAGGAGACTTGCCAGCAGCCTTACTGGAGAAGCTCCGTGCCAGTACTTTCGAGGCTTTTGATAGGCTCATAGAAGCTTGTCTCTATCATGAAGTCGACTTTTTATTGATTGCTGGTGATTTATATAACGAAGAAATGAGGAGTTTGAAAGCACAAGTGCATCTTCGGCGTGGATTTGAACGCCTCGAAGAGAAAGGCATCCACGTCTTTATGGGCTATGGAAATCATGACTACACCAAAGGAGCAAAATATCCGATTACTTTTCCAGACCATGTCCATATTTTTTCCGGGGAGACCGTGGAGTCCTTTGTTTATGAAAAGAAGGGCGAACAGCTGGCCCGCATTTATGGCTTCAGTTATGAGAATAGAGAAGTCCGGGGGCGTAAAGTGCAGGAATACCAGCCTGTGGGAAACTCTTTTTATCATATCGCCATGCTGCATGGGAGCCTTGAAACGAATACAGACCATGATGTATATGCCCCTTTTTCGATGGAGGAACTGAAAAATAAAGGGATGGATTATTGGGCACTCGGCCATATACATAAGCGCGAATCTTTATCTGATGATCCTCCGATCATCTATCCAGGGAACATCCAGGGACGTTCAAGGAAAGAGCCAGGAGAGAAAGGGTGTTACTTGATTGAACATCAAGAAGGCATCTGGACAACTGAGTTTCTTCCTCTTCACAGTTTCACGTACGAGGCAGCCAGAGCCTCTTGTGATCATATTGAAGAACCACAAGAGCTTGAAGGTGTACTGGAAGAAATAAAAAAACGTTTCCTAAAAACAGAGACCGCAGTAATGCTCACCATCACCTTGAGTTCGAAGGCAGGGAAGTTGAGGTACTGGTGGATGGAAGGGATTGTCCAGGAGTGGATGGATCTTGTGAATGAAGCAGAAGATTTAGATCGGCAGGATTGGGTGTGGGTGGAGCAAATAATCATCGAGGACCGTCCTGCATGGAATGAGGAAGAATTGGTAAATAGCCATCACTTCACTGGTGAGCTATTACGAACAGTGCATCAAGTCGATGAGGAGCAATTGGAAGAATGGCTGACTCCTTTATTTTCTCATCGGAAAGTATCGAAATATGTGCAGCCATTGTCTGAGGAGGAAAAGCAGGAGGCGATCGAAATGGCCAAGTCGCTGACTGTCGAGCGTTTATTAGGCAGTGAGGGGGGAAATCTTGAAAATAGCTGA
- a CDS encoding ABC transporter permease — MNKFFIMMAHTYKNRVKSKSFIITTIITIALIMVLSNLQSIIETFSDGEEEKKVAVITENEGWLQSLQQTLATNDDLSIEAYEGSLEEAKASVEEGEHTSVVQIEEGEEGLPQATYYANQIANTGDSEPVRQALQQLKAQQVTQQADVDQETLQQISAPVNFELVALEESAKTAEELNQTRGLVYIMLFFMYFSVIMYGNMISTEVATEKSSRVMEILISSVSPVSQMFAKIIGIAFLGLTQFAIFISVGYFGIQQSMQSGEGSMLESFGLTEVQPSTVIFAVVFFLLGYLLFATLAATLGSLVSRLEDAQQIVAPMMMLIIAAFLIAMFGLGVPDAKFITISSYFPFFTPLIMFLRVGMLDIPAWEIALSIGILVASIALLGWLGARIYRGGVLMYGKSSSLKDLKTALQLSKKEKG; from the coding sequence ATGAATAAGTTTTTCATTATGATGGCGCATACTTATAAAAACCGCGTCAAATCCAAATCGTTTATCATTACCACCATCATTACAATCGCTCTTATTATGGTTTTATCCAATTTACAATCCATCATAGAAACCTTCAGTGATGGGGAAGAAGAAAAGAAAGTTGCTGTCATAACGGAAAATGAAGGATGGCTCCAATCGTTACAACAGACGCTGGCTACGAATGATGATCTATCCATTGAAGCCTATGAAGGCAGCCTTGAAGAGGCGAAGGCTTCAGTAGAAGAGGGAGAGCACACTTCTGTAGTGCAGATAGAGGAAGGAGAAGAAGGGCTTCCTCAAGCGACGTATTATGCAAATCAAATCGCCAATACAGGGGATAGTGAACCTGTCCGCCAGGCTCTACAGCAACTGAAGGCTCAACAGGTGACACAGCAGGCGGATGTTGATCAAGAGACTCTCCAACAGATCTCTGCTCCTGTCAATTTCGAGCTGGTCGCTTTGGAAGAGAGTGCTAAGACTGCGGAGGAACTGAATCAAACACGTGGGCTTGTCTATATTATGTTATTTTTCATGTATTTTTCTGTCATCATGTATGGAAATATGATTTCAACAGAAGTGGCCACAGAAAAATCAAGCCGCGTCATGGAAATCTTGATCTCCAGTGTATCACCAGTCTCACAGATGTTTGCGAAAATCATCGGAATCGCCTTTTTGGGCTTAACCCAATTTGCCATCTTCATTTCAGTCGGATATTTCGGCATCCAGCAAAGTATGCAGTCAGGCGAGGGGTCCATGCTTGAATCATTTGGTCTCACGGAAGTTCAACCATCTACAGTTATATTTGCCGTTGTCTTCTTCTTGCTGGGGTACCTGTTATTTGCAACGTTAGCCGCAACCCTTGGTTCTCTTGTCAGCAGGTTGGAAGACGCTCAGCAAATCGTTGCGCCGATGATGATGTTGATCATCGCAGCTTTCCTTATTGCCATGTTCGGTCTAGGTGTACCTGATGCTAAATTCATTACGATAAGTTCCTACTTTCCATTCTTCACTCCTTTAATCATGTTCCTGCGGGTAGGTATGCTTGATATTCCGGCCTGGGAAATCGCGTTATCTATCGGTATTTTAGTCGCTTCTATTGCTTTGCTCGGATGGCTGGGAGCCAGAATTTATCGCGGAGGGGTCCTCATGTATGGTAAGTCATCGTCTTTGAAGGACTTGAAAACTGCATTGCAGTTATCTAAGAAAGAAAAAGGATGA
- a CDS encoding ABC transporter ATP-binding protein produces MTLRLKEVTKKFGSFTAVDHLSIEIPEKQIFGFLGANGAGKTTTFRMILGLLDQTGGDISWNNGNIGYGESHLIGYLPEERGLYPKLKVQDQLVYLAKLRGMKKADALKEIDGWLERFKVPEYKHKKVEELSKGNQQKIQFISAVLHKPKLLILDEPFSGLDPVNVEMLKKAVVDLKEAGTSIVFSSHRMEHVEELCEHLCILHHGTPVVHGRLKEIKKSFGKKNIRVHADFDTSYLENIRGVTKYKPLSEGCELQIESEEIAQDVFGELHGKGFVRTFDLEEPTLNDIFIEKVGASYE; encoded by the coding sequence ATGACGTTACGTTTAAAAGAAGTAACCAAGAAGTTCGGATCATTTACAGCAGTAGATCACCTGTCTATAGAAATTCCTGAAAAACAGATTTTCGGCTTTTTAGGAGCGAATGGTGCTGGGAAAACGACCACATTTCGGATGATCCTGGGTTTACTTGATCAAACAGGAGGAGATATTTCCTGGAATAATGGAAATATCGGGTATGGAGAAAGTCATCTTATCGGTTATTTACCTGAAGAAAGAGGGCTTTATCCAAAGTTGAAAGTTCAAGATCAGCTCGTTTATTTAGCAAAGCTGAGAGGGATGAAGAAAGCGGATGCCCTGAAAGAAATTGATGGGTGGCTCGAGCGTTTCAAAGTTCCTGAGTATAAGCATAAGAAAGTAGAAGAATTGTCCAAAGGGAACCAACAAAAAATTCAGTTCATTTCTGCTGTTCTACATAAGCCGAAATTACTGATATTGGATGAGCCGTTTTCGGGCCTGGACCCTGTCAATGTAGAAATGTTGAAGAAAGCAGTGGTGGACCTTAAAGAGGCAGGAACATCGATTGTGTTTTCTTCACACAGGATGGAGCATGTTGAAGAGCTTTGTGAGCATTTATGCATTTTACATCATGGGACCCCTGTGGTTCATGGAAGGTTAAAGGAGATCAAAAAGTCTTTCGGCAAAAAGAATATTCGTGTCCATGCTGACTTTGATACATCCTATCTTGAAAACATTCGTGGAGTAACGAAGTATAAACCTTTATCAGAGGGATGCGAACTCCAGATTGAATCAGAGGAGATCGCTCAAGATGTATTCGGAGAACTCCATGGAAAAGGGTTTGTACGAACTTTTGACCTCGAAGAGCCGACACTGAATGATATCTTTATCGAGAAAGTGGGGGCTTCTTATGAATAA
- a CDS encoding YhzD family protein — MKKYYLTVFEKDGTNVLDESFEAENDDEAKKIGSQTLEEKGYGEHTHRCAAPEGHLVLFHR, encoded by the coding sequence ATGAAAAAATACTACTTAACTGTATTCGAAAAAGACGGGACAAATGTACTTGATGAATCATTCGAAGCTGAAAATGACGACGAAGCTAAAAAAATAGGTTCTCAAACACTGGAAGAAAAGGGTTACGGTGAGCATACACATCGATGTGCTGCTCCTGAAGGCCACCTCGTTTTGTTCCACAGATAA
- a CDS encoding enoyl-CoA hydratase — MKHFIIEEKENVVHLRIARGEKYNALDGELLEEFASVLETVKETDAQLLVLSGKGDGFCAGGDLSMMKDFTDSQKYDQVMDHIEKIVTTIYTMPKVVISALHGPVVGLGLSIALAADYVVAEPDATLSMNFIGIGLAPDGGGHFWLQERLGTHRAKHFAWEGQQMRAKEAYDHKLVDIVVNGSVFEEADQIAQKWSKRPLKSMIATKQIYHQYGLDRLLQYLAKERQAQWQLRQTNDHMEGVQAFLEKRTPDFRGE; from the coding sequence ATGAAGCATTTTATTATCGAAGAAAAAGAGAATGTCGTCCACTTAAGGATAGCTCGTGGTGAAAAATATAATGCCTTGGATGGAGAGCTGTTGGAAGAGTTTGCTTCCGTACTTGAAACAGTAAAGGAAACAGACGCCCAACTCCTTGTTTTATCTGGCAAAGGAGATGGGTTTTGCGCTGGCGGAGATCTCAGTATGATGAAAGATTTCACAGACAGTCAAAAATATGATCAAGTGATGGATCATATAGAGAAAATTGTTACGACGATATATACAATGCCGAAAGTCGTCATTTCTGCACTTCATGGTCCTGTAGTAGGTTTAGGCTTGAGCATCGCCTTGGCTGCGGATTATGTAGTAGCCGAACCTGATGCCACCTTATCAATGAATTTCATCGGGATCGGGCTCGCACCAGACGGCGGGGGGCATTTTTGGCTGCAGGAGCGTTTAGGGACTCATCGAGCTAAACATTTTGCATGGGAAGGTCAGCAGATGAGAGCCAAAGAAGCTTATGATCATAAACTGGTGGATATCGTAGTCAACGGTTCTGTTTTTGAAGAAGCGGATCAAATCGCTCAAAAGTGGAGCAAACGTCCATTGAAATCTATGATCGCAACGAAACAGATTTACCATCAATATGGACTGGATCGATTGTTACAGTATCTGGCGAAAGAAAGGCAGGCACAGTGGCAGTTGCGCCAAACCAATGATCATATGGAGGGAGTTCAAGCGTTTTTAGAGAAACGAACACCTGATTTTCGGGGAGAATGA
- a CDS encoding YlbF family regulator has protein sequence MANLYDYAYDLEKAIRNSEEFNGLKEAYEAVMNDEAAKKMFDDFRQTQITLQQKQMQGEEISEEEVEEARKVVELVQQHPEISKLMEEEQRLNTVINDVSKIITKPLEELYGTPEEPQQ, from the coding sequence ATGGCAAATCTATATGATTACGCGTATGATCTAGAAAAAGCAATCCGTAACAGTGAAGAGTTCAACGGGTTGAAGGAAGCATATGAAGCAGTTATGAATGACGAAGCTGCGAAGAAAATGTTCGACGATTTCCGTCAAACACAAATCACACTTCAGCAAAAACAAATGCAAGGTGAAGAAATTTCTGAGGAAGAAGTAGAAGAAGCACGCAAAGTCGTTGAACTTGTACAACAACACCCAGAGATCTCTAAGCTTATGGAAGAAGAACAGCGCCTTAACACAGTGATTAATGATGTAAGCAAAATCATCACTAAACCACTTGAAGAACTTTACGGTACCCCTGAAGAACCACAGCAATAA
- a CDS encoding DUF445 domain-containing protein gives MNPVMLILLMVGVGALIGGLTNSLAIKMLFRPYRAIHIGNYRLPLTPGLIPKRQKELAQQLGKMVVNHLLTPEGIRRKLAHPDFQNQMTGWAQEEVRTMIQQDKTVEHLLESFDIEVTSDKLKANIAEWVEGRYHSFIKDYRGMKVEELLSLEWREKSDEGVDQVADHIQQSIEQYFRSTEGREKVAALIDNYLDNQGFLGNMLTSFMGSDGLTERIYPVILRYVSDREMNEWLKTMLHTEKDKLMQQPIGFFEEKVGAETISHVLGQAVAKSLPVEEWMSRSVAEWSKPYEQKILQEFVPLIVKQSSEVLSSKIENMMSTMRLSEIVQEEVEAFQVERLEEMVLGISRREFKMITYLGALLGGMIGFLQAIIVLFFG, from the coding sequence ATGAATCCAGTTATGCTTATTTTACTTATGGTTGGGGTCGGTGCACTTATTGGTGGATTGACCAACTCGTTAGCGATTAAAATGTTATTTCGTCCATACAGGGCGATTCATATAGGGAATTACCGGCTCCCATTAACACCGGGGCTGATTCCGAAACGACAAAAGGAATTGGCTCAGCAATTAGGGAAGATGGTAGTCAATCACCTCCTTACGCCTGAAGGGATCAGGAGAAAGCTTGCTCACCCGGATTTTCAAAACCAAATGACAGGTTGGGCGCAAGAAGAAGTGCGAACAATGATTCAACAAGACAAAACAGTCGAACATTTATTAGAGTCCTTTGATATCGAGGTTACTTCAGACAAATTGAAAGCCAATATAGCCGAGTGGGTAGAAGGCCGCTATCATTCTTTTATTAAGGACTATCGCGGAATGAAAGTGGAAGAACTTTTATCTCTAGAGTGGAGAGAAAAGTCGGACGAGGGAGTCGATCAAGTTGCTGATCATATTCAGCAGAGTATCGAACAATATTTCCGGAGCACTGAAGGTAGAGAGAAGGTGGCTGCCTTAATCGACAACTACCTGGATAACCAGGGGTTTCTAGGTAACATGCTTACTTCCTTTATGGGTTCTGATGGCTTGACCGAACGAATTTATCCGGTTATTCTCCGTTATGTCTCTGATCGAGAAATGAACGAGTGGTTGAAAACGATGCTCCATACAGAAAAAGACAAGCTTATGCAGCAACCCATCGGCTTTTTTGAAGAAAAAGTAGGGGCAGAAACCATCAGTCATGTACTTGGACAAGCAGTAGCTAAATCACTGCCTGTCGAGGAATGGATGTCTCGATCCGTCGCTGAATGGTCGAAACCCTATGAGCAAAAAATCCTGCAAGAATTTGTGCCACTTATCGTTAAACAGTCAAGCGAAGTACTTTCATCAAAAATTGAAAATATGATGAGTACTATGCGATTATCTGAAATTGTCCAAGAAGAAGTGGAAGCATTTCAGGTCGAACGTCTCGAGGAAATGGTACTTGGCATTTCCAGGCGGGAGTTCAAGATGATTACTTATTTAGGGGCTTTATTAGGCGGTATGATCGGATTTTTACAGGCTATTATTGTGCTATTTTTCGGATAA
- a CDS encoding ferritin-like domain-containing protein → MQNQNQSFIQMLAQAIENEWNANDFYKRLGGDTSNRLFRDYIKHAEDDELNHYQMFQHLYFQLTGHYHEFEPDPVSYRSFEEGVIKAQKDEFEAAEMYRQMLFMIPTPMAYQPLFIAMTDEMEHATRFGTIYGRLK, encoded by the coding sequence ATGCAAAATCAAAATCAGTCTTTTATCCAAATGTTAGCACAGGCGATTGAAAATGAATGGAACGCCAATGACTTTTACAAACGTTTAGGCGGGGACACAAGTAATCGTCTATTCCGTGATTACATCAAGCATGCAGAAGATGATGAGTTGAATCATTATCAAATGTTCCAGCACCTTTATTTTCAACTGACAGGTCATTACCATGAATTCGAGCCCGATCCTGTTTCCTATCGTTCATTTGAGGAAGGTGTCATTAAAGCGCAAAAAGATGAGTTTGAAGCAGCAGAAATGTACAGACAAATGTTGTTCATGATTCCGACTCCGATGGCCTACCAGCCTTTGTTCATAGCGATGACCGATGAGATGGAGCATGCAACCAGATTTGGAACGATATATGGACGCTTAAAATGA
- a CDS encoding metal-sensitive transcriptional regulator: protein MDHVKDQSIYGPETKNRLKRIEGQVRGVLKMMDEDKDCKEVITQLSAARSAMDRAIGYIVAKNLEGCIRDAHEEGESAEELINEAVQMIVKSR from the coding sequence TTGGACCATGTAAAAGATCAGAGTATTTATGGACCAGAAACGAAAAACCGCCTGAAACGAATTGAAGGACAAGTCCGAGGCGTTTTAAAGATGATGGATGAAGATAAAGATTGCAAAGAAGTCATCACTCAGCTTTCAGCAGCCCGTTCAGCAATGGATCGTGCCATTGGATATATCGTAGCAAAAAATCTGGAAGGTTGTATCCGGGACGCTCATGAAGAAGGCGAATCCGCTGAAGAATTGATCAACGAAGCCGTACAAATGATTGTCAAAAGCCGGTAG
- a CDS encoding PucR family transcriptional regulator, protein MTVIDQLKQMYPSIITRKPEDHKIFSDYVWFETDEMETIGIRHEELDAHSTELLSVFLTPVSLDQPAMTIREKNWSSLLQEGQWNGEIESPDSYRFVLFSIEDSSTDKEIVQEAFQSLFPQEMPILWKTDRDGFIIEEVFSEQQETLSFEGIPDVLMSDFYTKIQFFISEFSSDVKYAPFILEWSEDGARLAKERRLESVVTYIDIMPYIYLDSLSVDKWQHIKRSVFQGIEQETDLLQTIRVFLESGSNTTLAAKKLYMHRNSLQYRVDKFIEKTGLDVKQFEGAVITYLALLNMDH, encoded by the coding sequence ATGACAGTCATAGACCAGCTAAAGCAAATGTACCCATCAATCATTACCAGGAAGCCTGAGGACCACAAAATATTTTCCGACTATGTATGGTTTGAGACTGATGAGATGGAGACTATCGGGATCAGGCATGAGGAATTGGATGCCCATTCTACCGAGCTGCTCTCCGTGTTTTTGACGCCCGTCTCTTTGGACCAGCCTGCGATGACTATCCGGGAAAAAAACTGGTCTTCGTTACTTCAGGAAGGTCAATGGAACGGTGAAATCGAATCTCCTGACTCTTATCGGTTCGTGTTGTTTTCCATTGAAGACTCATCGACAGATAAAGAAATTGTCCAAGAAGCATTCCAATCCCTTTTCCCTCAAGAAATGCCGATTTTATGGAAAACAGATCGAGATGGCTTCATTATAGAAGAGGTTTTCTCAGAGCAACAGGAAACGTTGTCATTTGAAGGAATTCCTGATGTATTAATGAGTGATTTTTATACGAAAATCCAGTTCTTTATCAGTGAGTTCTCCTCAGATGTGAAATATGCTCCTTTCATATTGGAATGGTCGGAAGATGGGGCGCGTCTCGCAAAAGAACGTCGCTTGGAATCCGTTGTCACGTATATTGATATCATGCCTTATATTTACCTTGATTCTCTTTCAGTGGATAAGTGGCAGCATATCAAGCGCTCTGTTTTTCAAGGGATCGAGCAGGAAACTGATTTACTGCAGACGATCCGGGTTTTCCTTGAATCTGGATCAAATACCACACTTGCCGCTAAGAAGCTGTATATGCACCGCAACAGCCTGCAATACCGGGTGGATAAGTTCATTGAGAAGACAGGTCTGGATGTGAAACAATTTGAAGGTGCAGTCATTACCTATCTCGCATTGTTGAATATGGATCACTGA
- a CDS encoding ABC transporter ATP-binding protein produces the protein MAELKLNNIEKVYDKNVRAVDDFNLHINDKEFVVFVGPSGCGKSTTLRMIAGLEEITGGDFTIDEKRMNDVAPKDRDIAMVFQNYALYPHMNVYDNMAFGLKLRKMNKSEIEKRVNNAAQILGLEALLDRKPKALSGGQRQRVALGRAIVRDAKVFLMDEPLSNLDAKLRVQMRAEIQKLHQRLQTTTIYVTHDQTEAMTMATRLVVMKDGIIQQVGAPKEVYDKPENVFVGGFIGSPAMNFLNGKLADGHVELGEIKLAVPEGKMKPLREQNYIGKDIFLGVRPEDMHDEPVFIDANQDKKITADIEVAELMGSESYLYSKLNDQEFIARVDSRSDVKGGDRIELAIDMNKVHFFDKESELRIR, from the coding sequence ATGGCAGAATTGAAACTGAATAACATTGAAAAGGTTTATGATAAAAATGTAAGAGCGGTTGATGATTTCAATTTGCATATCAACGATAAAGAATTCGTTGTGTTCGTTGGACCATCCGGGTGCGGTAAATCTACAACGTTACGGATGATTGCCGGTTTGGAGGAAATTACAGGCGGTGATTTTACCATCGATGAGAAACGTATGAACGATGTAGCACCAAAAGACCGTGACATCGCAATGGTATTCCAAAACTACGCCCTTTACCCTCACATGAACGTTTACGACAACATGGCATTTGGTTTGAAACTCCGGAAAATGAACAAAAGTGAAATTGAGAAACGTGTAAACAATGCGGCCCAAATTCTCGGTCTTGAAGCATTACTTGACCGTAAACCTAAAGCTCTGTCAGGCGGACAAAGACAACGTGTCGCACTTGGACGTGCTATCGTGCGTGATGCAAAAGTCTTCTTGATGGATGAGCCTTTATCCAACCTTGATGCCAAACTTCGTGTACAAATGCGTGCTGAAATTCAAAAATTGCACCAGCGTCTGCAAACAACGACGATTTACGTTACACACGACCAGACAGAAGCGATGACGATGGCTACACGTCTTGTCGTTATGAAAGATGGAATCATCCAACAGGTAGGAGCACCAAAAGAAGTGTATGATAAGCCGGAAAATGTTTTCGTCGGCGGTTTCATCGGCTCCCCTGCTATGAACTTCCTCAATGGCAAATTAGCGGATGGCCACGTCGAGCTAGGTGAGATCAAGCTTGCAGTCCCTGAAGGAAAAATGAAACCATTACGTGAACAAAACTATATCGGGAAAGATATCTTTCTAGGTGTAAGACCGGAAGATATGCATGATGAGCCGGTTTTCATTGATGCAAATCAAGATAAAAAAATCACAGCAGATATTGAAGTTGCGGAATTGATGGGCTCAGAGTCGTATCTATATTCCAAACTTAACGATCAAGAGTTCATTGCCCGGGTCGACTCACGTTCAGATGTAAAAGGGGGAGATCGCATTGAGTTGGCGATTGATATGAACAAAGTCCACTTCTTTGATAAAGAATCTGAGTTACGCATCCGATAA
- a CDS encoding alpha/beta-type small acid-soluble spore protein, whose protein sequence is MANNNSSNELVVPGVQQALDQMKYEIAQEFGVALGADSTSRANGSVGGEITKRLVQMAEQQFGGQQQKR, encoded by the coding sequence ATGGCTAACAACAACAGTTCAAACGAGTTGGTTGTACCTGGTGTACAACAAGCTCTAGACCAAATGAAATACGAAATCGCTCAAGAATTCGGCGTAGCACTTGGTGCTGATTCTACTTCCCGTGCTAACGGTTCTGTAGGTGGAGAAATCACTAAGCGTCTTGTACAAATGGCTGAACAGCAGTTCGGTGGACAACAACAAAAACGATAA
- the fumC gene encoding class II fumarate hydratase — MDYRIEKDTIGEIKVPSEKYWGAQTQRSKQNFPIGDEKMPREVVEGFAILKKSAAKANAALGLLEEEKAEAIAFAADQILAGELEDHFPLVVWQTGSGTQSNMNVNEVIAYVGNQWLTEQGKETRLHPNDDVNKSQSSNDTYPTAMHIASVRKIEDVVLPALIQFKLTLKEKMEAFNEIVKIGRTHLQDATPLTLGQEISGWHRMLEKTEKMLIESTEYVKELAIGGTAVGTGLNAHEDFSEHVVAQINEATGKGFVSAPNKFHALTSHDELVHTHGALKALAADVMKIANDVRWLASGPRCGIGEITIPANEPGSSIMPGKVNPTQSEAVTMVAAQVMGNDATIGFAASQGNFELNVFKPVIAYNFLQSAQLLADSIVSFDERCVSGLEPNHEQIEKYLRDSLMLVTALNPHIGYENAAKIAKTAFERDQTLKETAVELGVLTEEQFEEYVDPKAMTKPNAK, encoded by the coding sequence ATGGATTACCGTATTGAAAAAGATACTATTGGTGAAATCAAAGTTCCAAGTGAAAAATATTGGGGTGCTCAGACACAAAGGAGTAAACAAAACTTCCCGATCGGTGATGAGAAAATGCCGCGAGAAGTAGTGGAAGGATTCGCCATTTTGAAAAAGAGTGCAGCCAAAGCGAACGCTGCTTTAGGTTTATTGGAAGAAGAAAAAGCGGAAGCCATCGCATTTGCTGCTGACCAAATTCTTGCTGGTGAATTGGAAGACCATTTTCCTCTCGTCGTTTGGCAGACAGGGAGTGGTACCCAATCCAACATGAACGTAAACGAAGTTATTGCTTATGTTGGAAATCAGTGGTTGACAGAGCAAGGTAAAGAAACACGTCTCCATCCAAATGATGATGTCAATAAATCGCAAAGCTCCAATGATACGTATCCGACGGCCATGCATATAGCATCTGTAAGAAAGATTGAAGATGTCGTCTTGCCAGCTTTGATTCAGTTCAAACTGACTTTGAAAGAAAAAATGGAAGCGTTTAATGAGATCGTCAAAATCGGCCGAACCCACTTGCAGGATGCAACTCCTTTGACACTAGGTCAGGAAATCAGTGGCTGGCACCGTATGTTGGAAAAAACAGAAAAAATGTTGATTGAAAGTACGGAATATGTAAAAGAGCTGGCCATTGGCGGTACCGCTGTTGGGACGGGGCTGAATGCACACGAAGACTTTTCAGAGCATGTAGTGGCTCAAATTAATGAAGCTACAGGTAAAGGCTTCGTTTCTGCCCCGAATAAATTTCATGCACTTACCTCTCATGATGAACTTGTCCATACACATGGAGCATTGAAAGCACTTGCTGCGGATGTAATGAAAATTGCAAACGATGTCCGCTGGCTTGCGAGCGGTCCTCGTTGTGGCATTGGTGAAATAACGATTCCAGCCAATGAGCCGGGAAGCTCTATTATGCCAGGTAAGGTCAACCCTACTCAAAGTGAAGCTGTAACCATGGTAGCTGCACAAGTCATGGGGAATGATGCGACCATTGGTTTCGCAGCAAGTCAGGGGAATTTTGAATTGAATGTATTCAAACCTGTCATCGCTTATAATTTCTTACAATCTGCTCAACTACTTGCGGACAGTATCGTTTCCTTTGATGAGCGTTGTGTAAGCGGACTTGAGCCGAACCACGAGCAAATTGAAAAATATTTGCGTGATTCCCTGATGCTTGTGACAGCACTTAATCCACATATTGGATATGAAAATGCAGCAAAAATCGCGAAAACCGCATTTGAAAGAGACCAGACCTTAAAGGAAACCGCTGTTGAACTTGGTGTTTTGACAGAAGAACAGTTCGAAGAATACGTTGATCCTAAAGCAATGACGAAGCCGAACGCGAAATAA